The Salvelinus namaycush isolate Seneca unplaced genomic scaffold, SaNama_1.0 Scaffold1155, whole genome shotgun sequence genomic interval ctccctaaaaacatggcattgtgttgtttgacaaaactgcacattttagagtggccttttattgtccccagcacaaggtgatcatgctgtttaatctgcttcttgatatgccacaactgtcaggtggatggattatcttggcaaaggagaaatgcacactaacagggatgtaaagatatttgtgcacaaaattagagaaatatgctttttgtgcgtatggacaatttctgggatgttttatttcaactcatgaaacatgggaccaacactttacatgttgcgtttatatttttgtttagtgtacatTGCTATGACATCATTGGTAGGCTATTTCCATGACATTATTGAATGATCAATAACAATGAAAGGGTAAATGTGAGTATTTATTGATATTATATCAACATTattggggggggagggggtagaAATGTGTCATAGCAGATGGACTGCTTTCTGATCAGTTACAGTTATAAAAGCTCATTAAACTTCAAATAATCAGGAGTTATAGGAGGAcgtctcattgtaatggctggaaagaAATGAATGGAACGgtgtcaaacatgtggtttccatatgtttgatctgtttgataccgttccatgaactccattccagccgttacaatgagcccgtcctcctatggCTCCAGAGCGACTACAGTTATTTGATTcattttaagatagctaggtgagagaACCACATACAGTATCACAATCATAGAAAGTAAAACTGTTCCTCAATAAAGCAGCTATCAGCAGTCACCTGCTGCAACCCCTAATGGGTTGGGACACTGTCCGAGGTCACCTAGATAAGATTACTATCATGTACAATGACATTTTAGTAGATTGATTTTGGGAAAGTTAATATTTCAACGCCATTTTCAGGGtcatgttttattgttttgttgatacGGTGGATTGCCTTGGACAGAAGCTGTTGGTGGAGTATTTTGAACagcaaaggttaaataaaaaataagatcTGTCTACTCAGGTACAAGGCATAGAAGTAGAGGCTGTCAAATACCTTGTTTAACCTCAGGGCTCTGGCATGCTGTTTAGAGCATCATTACAGGGTCCTACCTGACCCATTACTTCACCCACAACTAAAGATAACTCTACCTATATGCTGAGTAGCTGAGTAGACAGATCTTAGTCTTGGGTTAACGACACTCTTGGGTCCATAGACTAATTTCTAGGCATCTTAGGTGAAATCTATCTTCAGATAACAATTGATAACACCCCTCCTGTCTATTAAAGCAAGGCACATTCAAGGTTTGTCCTTTGAAGATAACACTCAGAACACATGTTATCTTCCTGACCACAATGATGACTATAAACGACATCCATCAAGCTCAACAGGATTAGTTAGTGCAGACAAGCCAAGACATCAAGATGTGGTTGGATTTGTACTTGGGAATGGCAGTTTTTCTCAGTGTAGAGTGCAAACCATTGAACAAGGGGACACACAACAAGTTGCTAGTGATCTCCTTTGATGGTTTCCGATGGGACTATGATCAAGACGTAGACACCCCTCACATGGACAAGTTAGTGGAAGATGGAGTGAAGGCAAAGTACATCACCCCTCCGGCTATCACCATGACGTCCCCATCTCATTTTACCACCATAACTGGTAAGGCAGAAGAGTCACAAAATGCTATTGACTTGTTGCGTGCATTTGAGCAGCTTGTTTGAAGTTCTCAACCAGGTGCATATTAATACAAAATAAGAAGTATTTCCTTGGGTAAAATGTGACTACGGGCCCAGGTTACTGTTTCAAAACTGGTTTTGAAGTCAAATGTAGCCTACTACTGTAGATGGATTATTGACAATTGATTTCTTTGGTCAAATATTTAAATTCTTTCATAAAAACAGTTTTGTTTGTGGCATGTGCCCAGAAAATCCCAGGCCTGACCATGATCTCACTCACGTTACAAAGTAGCCTCACTTGCCAGTGttctgggtggcaggtagcctagtggttaagagctgactaggtgaaaaatctgttgatgtgcccttgattTAACCATAATTGCTCTGTAAGTCGCTCTTatctctgctaaatgactaaaatgtaaatgaaatgtTCTTTCAGATTTTTAGGACAATCTattatgtcgttctgcccctgaataaggcagttaacccactgttcctaggccgtcattgaaaataagaatttgttcttaactgacttgcctaattaaacaaaaggtcaaataaaaattaaataaataaaatgtacacTGTATATGTGCACGTACTGTACATATCCTTCGGGTCCTAATTATTTAAATACAAATCTCTTCAAACGTGCTGCTTACTTTATCTCTGGGCAATTGACCTCACTTTAATCTGACCCGAGAGTTATTCCTGAGAAATGGAAATCACCTTATGTTTTCATTTGTTAATGTAGGAAAACCCCACAAATCTACAGACAATTTCTAAATGTTCTCTTATATGACAGTGATAAAAAAATAAGTATAGTACAGCAATTAAAGTTGTAAATGCCATCTTCGATATCCTTGATAAGACACATCACTGAGGTTTTGGATACTGTTATCATAATGTCATGATGAAAAGACAATTCAAACTGGAAGGTTGCTGGCATTAGAAAATATTTACATATCATTCTATTTTCTTCTCATATCTCTCACAGGGAGATGGATAGAGGATCATGGAGTTGTTCATAATATGATGTTTAATTCCACAACTCATCAGAAAGTCGGCCATAAAGCTACCTTGAAGAGGTCTGAGTGGTGGGACAATGGAGCCTTACCGTTGTGGATTACAGCACAGAACCAGGTGAGGAACTGGTCATGATTTGATCCTGGACATAAAATATCACAAGTGTTATTTGTCTAATATGCAGATTTAGCTTACAGTCCTCCTACTGACAGCTACAGAAACCACTGTCAGACTATtacaatgaccccccccccccccccccccctccatttgttttgtacactgctgctactcgctgtttattatctatgcatagtcacttcacccctacctacatgtacaaattacctcaactaacctgtacccctgcacactgactcggtactggtacctcctgtatatatgcttgttattgttatgttattgtgtttttATAATTTATAGAattttttacattattttatttggtaaatattttcttaaactcttcttgaactacactgttggttaagagcttgtaagtaagcatttcacggtaaggtctacacttgttgtattcggcgcatgtgacaaataaagtttgatttgacttgattatTTTTACGTGAATGAAGTAGCTCTGATGAAAGTTAAGACCCCTACTACACCCTGTAATTAGAAGCATACATACAAgcattgtcacgtcctgaccttagagatccttttaattctctatttggtaggtcagggtgtgactagggtgggaaatctatgtttatatttctttgttggccgagtatggttcccaatcagaggcagctgtctctgattggggatcatacttaggcagccctttttcccaccttcagttgagGGATCTTGTCTTTTTATGTTGCAGGTGTTGCACtcctagctttacgttcgttgagttgtttattgtttttttggtggaacatttatatgaaagaaaatgtacgcctaccacgctgcaccttggtcttcatttaacgGCGGACGTAACAAGCATACATACCTTTTCTCTTTCAGGGCCTGAAGACAGGTTCCTTTTTCTTTCCAGGAGGAGGAGCCAACTACAGTGGTCAAAGTGTAAACCGGGCGGTGGTTGAGGAAACAGGTCAACAAGATGATAACGAAACAGAGTGGCATCAGAATATTGACACTGTTTTGAGCTGGTTCACCAAAGAAGATTTTGACTTTGTGACTCTGTACTATGGAGAGCCTGACAACGTGGGCCATGCCAAAGGACCAGACCATCCTGACAGGAAAACCATAATAAAGCAGATTGACCGCACCATCGGATACCTGAGGG includes:
- the LOC120035931 gene encoding ectonucleotide pyrophosphatase/phosphodiesterase family member 7-like, with protein sequence MWLDLYLGMAVFLSVECKPLNKGTHNKLLVISFDGFRWDYDQDVDTPHMDKLVEDGVKAKYITPPAITMTSPSHFTTITGRWIEDHGVVHNMMFNSTTHQKVGHKATLKRSEWWDNGALPLWITAQNQGLKTGSFFFPGGGANYSGQSVNRAVVEETGQQDDNETEWHQNIDTVLSWFTKEDFDFVTLYYGEPDNVGHAKGPDHPDRKTIIKQIDRTIGYLREAIQRDGLTDNLNIIITSDHGMTTVKKRPLVDEIILSKYLNFFNLVYFELLDYGGFGMITPKKGKEQQVYDALMKAPNLTVYKKEDMPENFHLSKNDRMQPIIVIADLGFNLNSRLIVYVNKGDHGFHMDEMDMKTIFRAFGPDFKKSYLSEPFDSVHIYPLMCKLLQIDPAPNNGSLSVTEGMLVQNGTAVSFSWKAF